The Lasioglossum baleicum chromosome 15, iyLasBale1, whole genome shotgun sequence genomic interval GCTGGCAATGATAATAGTGGACACGAATTTCGCAGACTAGCGCGACGGTAACAGTTTGTTGCGCCTGTATCGAGTTCCGATAGAACGGAGCCGGGCAAATCAGAAACGACTTAAGTGGCTTTACGGGAACAAGGGATTCATAATTCACCGCGTGAAATATTCAGCGTTGTTAATTACGTAGCGCGTTTATTATGCGCGGTTCGGATCGGTTAACTTAACCCAGAACGTTTCCTCGGTGTATCTCCCCGCGCCCTCGTGAATAAATAccggctctctctttctctctccctctccctgcCGCGGAATGTTGATTCGCGCGTTGCCCTTATACTTGGCCGCATAACGCCAAGGGAGCGTGTTAATAAATAACGTAATCCCTCGACGGGCGCAAAACCCGGGACCCGTAACAATTCCCGTTGTTCAAAGACATTCCCTTCCCGTCAATTTCCAATGTTCGACTGATTGCACAAACGGCGTGATTAACATTTTGCCCGGCGAACCGTGCTCTCGTGCTCGTGATCGTTCTCTCCTGTTCGCGTTCTGATCAACCCCCGTAGAAAACCGCCGAATCAATCGCCTGGCAACGAACTCATTTGAAATCCGTTTCTTGCAAACGAGAAAGAGTATTaatttattaggttggaggggaaGTTCCGTCGtaatttaatgaaaacatttgaatcgatttataaaaatatgatgcgatataatttccattatttgtaacaacttgttgccatctttcagataacccGTCAATTCCTGTTTCCGGATGaccagcaacatgtgttttcgatttacaagcaaaattactttCCCACCAACGTAATGTTTATTTTACCGCGGTCTATTCGGTTCTACGATAACGTAATTGCGTTTTCTAATGTATTTGGAAATGTTTCGGATCGGTGTGATGGTTTCATGGAAAGCGAAAATTTGTCGAACAGGGGGGGCTTACCTGCCAGCACGCCTGGCTGAGCAAAGAAGGAGCTGGCGCGGTCCTCGTGTTTCGGATTCATGTAGACGTCTGTGTTGTCCGAGTGGTCGCCCTCGCCACCTGAGGGCTCGATTACATCGGCCTCGTTGTCGGGTCGGTTTACAGTCTCTACGATGGTCTGCAACGGGACACGGCTTAATCAGTTTAATCCGTTTAATTCGGCTGGCCAACGAGCAGGGGCGGCGGCATGCGTTTTCAAACAAATCTAATAACCCTTCTTAACGTTACACGCGCTTTACCGGGTTATCCGCTCGGATTTCTCCCGTTTCAACCACTTTCTTCCTCGAATTTTCACCCGCGAATGAGAATTCCCACCGCGTTGTAAGAAACTCGGAATTAGTTACACATCGGACCGAATTCGATTAAACTTGATAGAAGTGAAATCGCAATTTCTGTTCCGCGTTGTGGGAGGGTTCATTGTAATTCCataacattgtaattcaattgtaatcacGATCGCAGTAATCGACAATTGAATAAATTGCATAGTTTGAACAACGTAACGCAATTACAGCGTAAATCGAATTACTATGACATTGAAGTACAATGCCGTTGAATTACTGCGTAATTAATTCAATTAGCCACAGCTGTGGCGATATAGTCACCTTTTCCTTGGTCTTGACTACGTGTTCATCGACTAAGTGTGGCTCTTCCGGCTCTGTCGGCCTGTTGTTGGGTACCGCAGGGTCTAtcctgttgttgttgttgttgttgaaaTCTGGCACGCGAGGATCTGGCATAGGGAGCAGGAGAGAATCATTGCAACAAATCTTTCATGATTTAAACAATTAAAGTGTCGAGAGATGTGCGCCCGAGAGAGCGACTTGTATTCTTGTTACAAGAGGTGTGGAAGCTACGAGAGAGGTTGCAGAGACTGAAAACCACGTAGCGAAACGAACGAGAACACCGAGAATCGAAGAAACGAGACTCGGCTATTAATATCGTGAGTTTCGCGCGTTTCCGTTCCGTTGAATAGCAAAAGAGAACAGTCGTACCGTTATCGTCGTCGCCGTCCTCGTCGTCGGGGCCAAGGCCGCTACCGGATGATTCAAGGTCGTCGTGACCTTCGCTGCCACCTCGACCAGAACCCTCCAAAGGTTCCTGGTCGTCTAGGTAGAGATCGTCTGGGAAGGAGTTGTACGTCGCGCTCGCGCCCGGCGTCCTCTCCTTCTCGGTTTGGTCCTTCTGCGAACAGACGTTTCGACGAACTTGTAATCAATGgcaattaatagaaaaaaacAGACCACGGCTAATCGCCACGGTCTCCTATATACTTATCGCGGAGAGCTGCGCCTGAGGATACTTTTTTAACCCGGTGTCgttccatttttattatataaggTGAGATAATTGAGGAGAGGATCCGAAGGAAATAATTCGGTACCCATCAATCTGACATTtgcgcccataattatgaaagtgatctCCAATTCATGTTAATtccatgtaatttttacgatattctaaaaaattaaccgttagatagtgcttgttattttaaCATTGTATAGAATTCACTTAATATGACGTATgtcttagaccactttcataattacgtgcacatttgtttctcctttgttCGATATTTCGGAAGGAACTGGCCGCGATTCTGGGTCGCTTAATCCTAAATCTATCGTCGAATTTGTTCCCGGAAttatggaccaccctgtagacGTCGGATAACGAAGCCGCTACCCAGACAGAGCGCGTTGTCTGTCTTTTTGGTCTTTCTTTTTTGCTTCCTCGCATCATCTCCGGCCTGGTCTCGAAATAGAAACCATTCCCGAGACGTGCGCTTGCGTTTGCTCTCGAATTACCGCACGGCGTACGGTGGCATCATCAAAACAACATTTCGTTCTTTTTTCTTCCTCCCCTTTTTTCTTGTTCTCTTGCGTGTCGAGTTGTTCCCGACGCCCTGCTCGGCTACTGCTTGCAGCGGGACGCATATCGGAACAGGATTGTCCACTTTCTAGCGAGAAACGACGGAAATATAATCCTACACAGTTCTATTGCTAAACTGCGgatatctttatgcgaaatcgaAGTTGTCTGCATGAATTGCTGGACAGTCATACTGGATTTCCTCCCTTTCTGTAAGCATCTTCATAAGTTGAAGATTTTCAATAaaagaaatccgcagtctatcaattCAGAAGCATATTTAagaaaaatatctttttcatttacaaattgattcatctttgcattttttttattaggaaatctCTTATGACACTTATTATAACATAATGTGCATTACAGAGTATTACAGAGTATAGTGAATAACGAGGACGTTAGTAACAGtgtgagaaagaaaaaaaaagaagacccTTAGACACGTAGTTTACAAGTATTTAAAAAGACTATCATATACATTCTGTcaagaaagtaccgggaatcgaCCATTTATAAAGCCCGCTTAAAAggattgttgaaattctttttgtcgctaagttggcacaactgtcctctatactcacgcggagtttgagcgtcacttctcatttagtttgtttacagtgcgccattttgtcagttcatcattttgcgatttttacaatggataaaaatatcgaacaaaGAATCTGTCTTAAATTTTGCATTGCAAATGGAATGTCGTGTACCGAAGCGCTGAAAACGTTGCATAAGGCTTACGGTGAATCGACtttatcaaaaacacgtgcgtattagtggtacagtgcatttaaaagCGGTCGAGATGCGGTGGAAGATTTGCCTCGCTTTGGTCGGCCATCAACGTTTTCAACTGAACTATCATCGTGAACGAATTTCTGGCCAAAAACTGaacaaatcttatcgagcagccaccgtattcttctgatatggctccggcctacttttttctttttccaaaactcaAATTACCACTTCGAGGCACCCGTTTTTAGTCGATAGATGCCATAAAAgagaattcgcggcgagtactgaagttgattccaaaaaatgcgtttaaaaaatgttttgatgattgggttattcgttggcataaatgtattatttcgaaaggggcctactttgaaggcgatacaataaatttggatgaataatacatattttgtgtttcattgaccaattcccggtacttttttgacagaatgtaCATATTGAAATCCTGCTTTGGGAAGGTTTCGGATACATTTGTTCCTCTGTTTATTATATAGATTGCGCTGCCATAGTATGGAGGTACTTTACTCGAAAATTACTTTGTTTAAGAGTTATGACTTCTTTCCCGAACGCCCATATATTCGACACACTGTGCGACGTGACAAACGGCTTCCAGGAAGACGAAGAACGTCGCTTTCTCTTCCTGGATTTTGCAGTGACGACACGCCGAACTATCGTGGAAAACTTCGAAAAGTAGTCGCGAAAGAAACCGAGGGCAAATATATTGGCCTGTATTACTTGGAAACGGCTTCGGTGTAAAACAAGAGGCTTGTTCAGCGGCCATTATAGGACCACACGCGAGACTAATGAAAGATTCAGTAGTTTTTCATTGAATTCCCAGAGTAGCGGAGTTAACacgtgcataaaaatccgcagtggaATCATTAGAGTCCCGCGGACTGCGTCAAGGCGAACGTCGAGCAATGGCCACCAGCGACTTCCGGTTAGCAAACGCCACTGGCATGCCGAGTGACACGCGATAAAGGCCAGCATAACAAACGGCGCCAGCAATCGCGATTGTCTCCCTATCGACCGACCAAGACGACTAAACTTAAACTTCAACGACCAGAGGGATCTTGGTGCGGAAACCTTGGAAATGTGCTGTTTAATCGAAttctgtcccccccccctgttgacattttatttattcttattcGAAAGGTCGACCAATCTTCGAGGGTTTAGTTATTTCTCTCGGTAGACGTCTAAACATTTTTTGGAACAGAagctttcgaaattttttcgagGCTTTTGCAAGGGTTAAGTGGCAGGATGCAACTGCAATCGTTTCCCGTCGCTTCGGAGGAGAGTTGCGGTATTTTTTTCCGGGATTCGGTAATTCGTCGAGAGATCCCATTGAACTTTGTCGTGTATCTCTCGGAAACAGCGTGCGCGGACAATCGCGCGACGGCAGAAGAGTGTGCACACTGTATACTGCAGACTGCACAGTGCACACACAGGATGCGCCGTTTATATATACGCTGTACAATCAAATAGGGACCAGTTGTCCGCCGGACGATGTTCCCGTGCTCGAAATTTCACCGTTCAACCAGAGGAAACTAATCACGCCTCTACAGCGCCGCCATATGGCACGTTCCTGTTTACAGAACGGCAGTTACGCGCCCGGTCTGGAAAGAGCGCTCGTCCCGTTCCCGTGGCCCATCGCTGCGTTGTGGCAAACTATAATATGCACTCGATCGCATAATGAGTCCCAATCGCGGAAGCGCACCGCCTGCTACACGAGAGAGAtccaaagatccgcaatctacgaTGATCGATCGCTTGTTTCATTTGTTTGACCCTTGTGCTCGGCAAATTGGAACGTTTATATTTTTCCGAATTAAATTGCATCATAGCTGACGGTCGATACCGCAATGCGTGCACGCTGTTGAGGGTCAATTAATTTGTGTATTCCAGCAAGAAGAATTGGAATCGATAGCAAAGGTCTGCTTTGGAATTGAATTGATCTGATCGGTGCACGGGGGTTAAGCAATCTCTAAGAAGAAAATGATGACACCAGAAATACTGGCACGACAACGAAAGAAAACGGGACAGGAGTTGGATCGCAGCACGACCTTGGCGCAAGAtgaacttcgaaaaaatttcgcaGCGCGGCAACTTCGTGCTGCAACGTAAACACCAGTTGACCCAGAAGTCCGCAGTGCAATGAAACCGCGTTACGAAAATACTGCGTGTTTTCCTGCTGCGCCAGTTGCAACTCTGAGGTCACGAGACAGCGAGTGGGTATAGCGAATCCAGTGGGCTAGCTTGAAAGGAGGAGAAGTTTGCTCAACGAATGGTGTCGTAACACGAGGAAAATGGCACTTCGGCCGTGGAACTAGGCCGGGACTGCATCGAGCTGCTCCCCTTTTCAATTTACAGTTACTCAAAACAATTTCATATTCGAACGAGACAGCTTAGGGCTGCTGTTTTTCAATAAGGAACGTCTCGAACGCATGCGGGAGAACCAGCTACTGGTTAGGCTCGGGGAATCTGGAATTCCATGCAACAGCCAGATTGAAGGATGCGGCACCAGGTGCCCGAGGATCTCGTTACCGGCGTCTGATCGAGTTACCAATCAACGACCTCCGTTGCATCGGAGACCTGGCGCAACAACGAAAACACTGCATCGTTTCTTGGCGACTTTTCGAGCAGCCGCATCTTGACTGCATCCCCTAACGTCACCGTGCGTCCTCGCCTCTCCAGCTTTTCTAACTGGGAGGTCTGTTCAAAGAATAACCGAACTTTTTTGGCGTTTCGACACGATTCGGGAAATTACAACGAACTCGGCACAGCCTCTGAAAGACATTCCACAAACTGCTTACCAGGTCTGATTGCGGCAGTGGAAACGCCACTGGAAGAAGTGTACGATGAAGATAGCAGGACGAATAGTCCACATGTAGGtcaaaaaattagaaaagtcAAATTCGGTCACTTTTCGAACAGGCCTGGTATATTGGTAACGCACCTCTTCCCTGCAGGGAGTCCGCGACTAAAGGCACAAGGTTGCAGGTACAACGACCGAGGATGCACCGGGCCCACAGGATCGTGCGTACGAATGCATCGCGCGGCGAGAGCGTGTTCCTCGCAGCTGATCGATAACACGAATTTCGTCCTCCCGGGCAGAGAGAGAGGTGGTCGTAGagtatatctctctctctctcgcgctctctgTTGCGCGCGTGCTCTCACGAAAGGAGAAACAACGACACCGAAGAGCAACGGCTGGCAACGCACACCCTGGACCAGCGTTTTCCCGATTACTGATCGGGCGACGAGCCTCTCGGACTCGCCTCCGGGAGAGAATCCGTTCTCCTCCTCTGTTCATGAGACGGGTGTTTTTCGTCCGCGCGGAAGAAACGTAAGAATTGCGCGGGCGCGCGCGATGTTATCGACCACTTTCGCGTATTCCATCGCGCCCGCACACGTTCCGCTCCCTATTCAACAAAGTGTCACCGTTCTCGTTTCAACActgcctctttctctctctttctctcgctcaatctttctcactctctcgttctctctgtcGACACAGCCTGCCTCTGTCGGAGGCCTACCACCCCTAAGGTCAAGGTTGTCCTCGAAATCCTCTTGCCCTCCCCTCCCCAGTTTCCACAACCGCGTTTCACATCCATGATTCGATCGCGGTGACACACGcatacatacgcacacacacacacaccgatATGCGAAACTCTGTGAGAGGACTGTCGTCCTGGTGATCGAACAGGTTCGAGAGATGTGTTCACACGACGATCATACTCACGAGAGCGCTCCGGGGGCCAATTCCGGTGAACTGCGCGGCCGACGCGAAACCGACCCCGAGAATCCACGGAATTTCGCGAGATAGCCCGCGAGATATGCTTTTCAGCGAAGTAGCGAC includes:
- the Sdc gene encoding syndecan isoform X1; amino-acid sequence: MAGAVPSTVPSPYYVSAVATSLKSISRGLSREIPWILGVGFASAAQFTGIGPRSALKDQTEKERTPGASATYNSFPDDLYLDDQEPLEGSGRGGSEGHDDLESSGSGLGPDDEDGDDDNDPRVPDFNNNNNNRIDPAVPNNRPTEPEEPHLVDEHVVKTKEKTIVETVNRPDNEADVIEPSGGEGDHSDNTDVYMNPKHEDRASSFFAQPGVLAAVIGGAVVGLLCAILVVMFIVYRMRKKDEGSYALDEPRRSPAAQAFPKSGAPHHNREFYA
- the Sdc gene encoding syndecan isoform X2 — encoded protein: MQPRIYGILISTAVILAGCNAATEKDQTEKERTPGASATYNSFPDDLYLDDQEPLEGSGRGGSEGHDDLESSGSGLGPDDEDGDDDNDPRVPDFNNNNNNRIDPAVPNNRPTEPEEPHLVDEHVVKTKEKTIVETVNRPDNEADVIEPSGGEGDHSDNTDVYMNPKHEDRASSFFAQPGVLAAVIGGAVVGLLCAILVVMFIVYRMRKKDEGSYALDEPRRSPAAQAFPKSGAPHHNREFYA